From one Notolabrus celidotus isolate fNotCel1 chromosome 2, fNotCel1.pri, whole genome shotgun sequence genomic stretch:
- the LOC117830216 gene encoding divergent protein kinase domain 1A-like isoform X1, with translation MARGLFPWGFFRKPLYIQTRFSYLHMKYLFFSWLAVFVGSWIVYVEYSSYTELCRGRDCKNSICDKYKKGVIDGSACSSLCEKDTLYLGKCYTANANSQVYSGIWGDLEGVIKCQMEEVPQYDLGGEMELRKGTTAFNKPSEGTSVEKFREMILNHLKAKVGDQANLADLATQVLSITDANKDGHISLPEARSTWALLQLNEFLLALVLQDREHTPKLLGFCGDLYVMEKVPYSPLYGISLPWIMEVWIPAGLRRSMDQWFTPSWPHKAKISIGLLELVEDIFHGTFGSFLMCDVSANTFGYNDRHDLKVMNAQYIVPEATFQEIIRQQRCDVDEDCLYGADCLTSCDLTKHRCTPEVTRPNLAKACEALKDYILRGAPSDVREELEKQLYACIALKGSTEQMEIEHSLILNNLKTLLWKKISHTKDS, from the exons ATGGCACGAGGTCTGTTTCCATGGGGGTTCTTCAGAAAGCCTCTGTACATCCAG ACCAGATTTTCCTACCTACACATGAAGTACCTGTTCTTTTCCTGGCTGGCAGTGTTTGTGGGGAGCTGGATAGTCTATGTGGAGTACTCGTCCTACACAGAGCTGTGTCGTGGGCGCGACTGCAAAAATTCAATA TGCGACAAATACAAAAAGGGAGTCATTGATGGCTCGGCCTGCAGCAGCCTGTGTGAGAAGGACACGCTTTACTTGGGGAAGTGTTACACTGCCAATGCCAACAGCCAG GTGTACTCTGGGATCTGGGGAGATCTGGAGGGAGTCATTAAGTGCCAGATGGAGGAGGTGCCACAGTATGATTTGGGGGGTGAGATGGAGCTCAGGAAAGGGACTACGGCCTTCAACAAGCCCAGCGAGGGGACGTCTGTGGAGAAGTTCAGGGAGATGATTCTCAACCACTTAAAG GCTAAAGTGGGGGATCAGGCAAACCTTGCAGACCTGGCAACACAAGTATTGTCCATAACAGATGCCAACAAGGACGGGCATATCTCACTGCCTGAGGCTCGCTCCACGTgggctctgctgcagctgaatgaGTTCCTGTTAGCTCTAGTCCTGCAGGACAGAGAGCACACACCCAAGTTGCTGGGCTTCTGCGGGGACCTGTATGTGATGGAGAAGGTGCCGTATTCTCCTCTGTACGGGATCAGTCTTCCCTGGATCATGGAGGTGTGGATTCCTGCTGGTCTGCGTCGCAGCATGGACCAGTGGTTCACCCCCTCCTGGCCACACAAGGCCAAGATCTCCATCGGACTGCTGGAGCTGGTCGAGGACATTTTTCACGGCACTTTTGGCAGCTTCCTCATGTGCGACGTGAGCGCCAACACTTTTGGGTACAACGACCGACATGACCTGAAGGTGATGAACGCACAGTATATTGTTCCTGAAGCCACCTTCCAAGAGATCATCAGGCAGCAGCGCTGTGATGTGGACGAGGACTGTCTCTACGGGGCAGACTGCCTCACCTCCTGCGACCTCACCAAGCACCGATGTACACCCGAGGTCACCCGGCCAAACTTAGCCAAAGCCTGTGAAGCGCTCAAGGACTACATACTGAGAGGAGCCCCGTCGGATGTgagggaggagctggagaagcAGCTGTACGCTTGCATCGCACTGAAAggttcaacagagcagatggaaatTGAGCACTCACTGATTCTGAACAATCTCAAGACTCTGCTGTGGAAGAAGATCTCTCACACTAAAGACTCGTAA
- the LOC117830216 gene encoding divergent protein kinase domain 1A-like isoform X2, translating to MNMQTRFSYLHMKYLFFSWLAVFVGSWIVYVEYSSYTELCRGRDCKNSICDKYKKGVIDGSACSSLCEKDTLYLGKCYTANANSQVYSGIWGDLEGVIKCQMEEVPQYDLGGEMELRKGTTAFNKPSEGTSVEKFREMILNHLKAKVGDQANLADLATQVLSITDANKDGHISLPEARSTWALLQLNEFLLALVLQDREHTPKLLGFCGDLYVMEKVPYSPLYGISLPWIMEVWIPAGLRRSMDQWFTPSWPHKAKISIGLLELVEDIFHGTFGSFLMCDVSANTFGYNDRHDLKVMNAQYIVPEATFQEIIRQQRCDVDEDCLYGADCLTSCDLTKHRCTPEVTRPNLAKACEALKDYILRGAPSDVREELEKQLYACIALKGSTEQMEIEHSLILNNLKTLLWKKISHTKDS from the exons ATGAACATGCAG ACCAGATTTTCCTACCTACACATGAAGTACCTGTTCTTTTCCTGGCTGGCAGTGTTTGTGGGGAGCTGGATAGTCTATGTGGAGTACTCGTCCTACACAGAGCTGTGTCGTGGGCGCGACTGCAAAAATTCAATA TGCGACAAATACAAAAAGGGAGTCATTGATGGCTCGGCCTGCAGCAGCCTGTGTGAGAAGGACACGCTTTACTTGGGGAAGTGTTACACTGCCAATGCCAACAGCCAG GTGTACTCTGGGATCTGGGGAGATCTGGAGGGAGTCATTAAGTGCCAGATGGAGGAGGTGCCACAGTATGATTTGGGGGGTGAGATGGAGCTCAGGAAAGGGACTACGGCCTTCAACAAGCCCAGCGAGGGGACGTCTGTGGAGAAGTTCAGGGAGATGATTCTCAACCACTTAAAG GCTAAAGTGGGGGATCAGGCAAACCTTGCAGACCTGGCAACACAAGTATTGTCCATAACAGATGCCAACAAGGACGGGCATATCTCACTGCCTGAGGCTCGCTCCACGTgggctctgctgcagctgaatgaGTTCCTGTTAGCTCTAGTCCTGCAGGACAGAGAGCACACACCCAAGTTGCTGGGCTTCTGCGGGGACCTGTATGTGATGGAGAAGGTGCCGTATTCTCCTCTGTACGGGATCAGTCTTCCCTGGATCATGGAGGTGTGGATTCCTGCTGGTCTGCGTCGCAGCATGGACCAGTGGTTCACCCCCTCCTGGCCACACAAGGCCAAGATCTCCATCGGACTGCTGGAGCTGGTCGAGGACATTTTTCACGGCACTTTTGGCAGCTTCCTCATGTGCGACGTGAGCGCCAACACTTTTGGGTACAACGACCGACATGACCTGAAGGTGATGAACGCACAGTATATTGTTCCTGAAGCCACCTTCCAAGAGATCATCAGGCAGCAGCGCTGTGATGTGGACGAGGACTGTCTCTACGGGGCAGACTGCCTCACCTCCTGCGACCTCACCAAGCACCGATGTACACCCGAGGTCACCCGGCCAAACTTAGCCAAAGCCTGTGAAGCGCTCAAGGACTACATACTGAGAGGAGCCCCGTCGGATGTgagggaggagctggagaagcAGCTGTACGCTTGCATCGCACTGAAAggttcaacagagcagatggaaatTGAGCACTCACTGATTCTGAACAATCTCAAGACTCTGCTGTGGAAGAAGATCTCTCACACTAAAGACTCGTAA